In Thauera sp. JM12B12, one DNA window encodes the following:
- a CDS encoding amino acid ABC transporter ATP-binding protein codes for MIRMEGVNKWYGEFHVLKDIDLAVRQGERIVLCGPSGSGKSTTIRCINRLEEHQKGRIVVDGVELTSDLKHIEAIRREVGMVFQHFNLFPHLTVLQNCTLAPMWVRNMPKREAEEVAMHYLERVRIPEQAGKYPGQLSGGQQQRVAIARALCMKPKIMLFDEPTSALDPEMVKEVLDTMIQLAESGMTMLCVTHEMGFARTVADRVIFMDRGEIIEEAPPETFFANPQNERTKTFLGQILNH; via the coding sequence ATGATCCGCATGGAGGGTGTAAACAAGTGGTACGGCGAATTCCACGTTCTCAAGGACATCGACCTCGCCGTCCGGCAGGGTGAGCGCATCGTGCTGTGCGGCCCCTCCGGCTCGGGAAAGTCGACCACGATCCGCTGCATCAACCGGCTCGAGGAACACCAGAAGGGCCGCATCGTGGTCGACGGCGTCGAGCTCACCTCGGATCTCAAGCATATCGAGGCCATCCGCCGCGAGGTCGGCATGGTCTTCCAGCACTTCAACCTGTTCCCGCACCTCACCGTGCTGCAGAACTGCACGCTGGCGCCGATGTGGGTGCGCAACATGCCCAAGCGCGAGGCCGAAGAAGTGGCCATGCACTACCTCGAGCGGGTGCGCATTCCGGAGCAGGCGGGCAAGTACCCCGGTCAACTCTCGGGCGGCCAGCAGCAGCGGGTCGCGATTGCGCGCGCGCTGTGCATGAAGCCGAAGATCATGCTGTTCGACGAACCCACCTCGGCGCTCGACCCGGAGATGGTCAAGGAAGTGCTCGACACGATGATCCAGCTCGCCGAGAGCGGCATGACGATGCTGTGCGTGACGCACGAGATGGGCTTCGCGCGCACGGTGGCCGACCGCGTCATCTTCATGGACCGCGGCGAGATCATCGAGGAGGCGCCACCGGAGACCTTCTTCGCCAATCCGCAGAACGAGCGCACCAAGACCTTCCTCGGCCAGATCCTCAATCACTGA